The following is a genomic window from Aphis gossypii isolate Hap1 chromosome X, ASM2018417v2, whole genome shotgun sequence.
TTTCTTCCTTAAAGCAAATCTTGCATTCCATACAATCTGGCACAGAATTAGGATTCAGCATTTGAGAAAGACGCAGCTGGTTTTTACCAATTAAAGATTTAGGAGAATGTAACCTATTAAtttgtctatatatataaaaaaaaaaaaattagtgccaaaaaaagaaatatgtaaaactaGTTATATCAGTATACAACGAAACATACTTTTTCAATGTCTGTATTTTCATTGTAGTTCCaagaatataagtattttcccGTTGAGCAATTAAGTTGAATAactcctaaaaataaaatataagttaaatttttaatattatttctaaagtaatagaattatttaattacaagttGGTTGCATTCTGTGTTGTGATTATCCACACCAAGCACTTGGTCCACAAAGTTTTTGcctttattcaatattacataAGCACAAGTTCTCGACCATTTGACATGTTCTATCCACGGTTCATCGGCATCTTCCCACTCACTTAAAGTTTCAGTACAGAAGAAACAAGTCACATAATCAGTCTGACCATTgcctaaaaacataataaacatttaaataaaaaaaaaatcattattatataaatgttattatgattttaccaGAATAAAAAAACCCAGCTTCACACAAAGTATTAATATCTTGTTTAAATGTTCTCACACATCTAGCAAATGATTCCAAGCGTGCTTTGATGGAGGCCATGTGtccatatttattcataacatgttttaattttactataattccTGCAGAATCTAACAAATCATCTATCATTTTGgcctgtatattattttgaatatcatcAGAGCTGAAAGGACCACATACATCAAAAATCTctgaaaatatgaataaattatgaaattatttcaagCATTCTGCAAAAGTGaagtataatcaattttatcagacccaaatctatttaaatcatattaaaaatagaatttccttaaaattatactttataattgttattaaaattaaaattgaaaaaaagttggtaataccaaatttataatacaacttgTACATAAACTACATAatcatatgtttataatatgtttttcacaTATATTtgtgttcaaataatattcaaagaaaattaattaacaaataaaatattaaaagtggaTACTGATTCTAATatctgatttataataatattgaaatttgttggaattaatttaaattatcatttaattaaaacattattctcTTATTAAACACAGAGTATTTGCCTTAAAATCTATTACTTTACTTTCAtgccatattataaaaatattaaatttatttgatatttacctCTGTGTCTAAGAACGTGAGAACATAGTGGAGAGTTACGCAAATGTTCAGTTGTTGGAACAACACCTAGTTGCCATGAATCAATACATACCAggcatttaaaacattttacctGATCTCcattacctaaataaaaaaaaccagcttCAGCCATGTTAACAGGTCTTAAAAAATCAACAGGCCAGTTATGAAAAGTTTTTACACGACCGCTAACTGTTGAAACctgtaaagaaataaaaagattacaaaaatattaaattcattaaatatttacttacaaatttactaataaatggACAATCTGGAGATTTAAGAATATGCTCTTGTATCGGATTCTTTTCCTGTGACCATCCACAAAAATCTCTTTTGCattca
Proteins encoded in this region:
- the LOC114121448 gene encoding putative inhibitor of apoptosis isoform X1, which codes for MDVRRRLESFNNNRWSLDFLTPLDMAIAGFTYSGTEDRVTCNNCNIILVNWKQGDNPLQKHIYHSPNCSFINSFTLTFTSRLKSFHNWPVNFLRPDNMAEAGFCYLGVKDLVKCIECKRDFCGWSQEKNPIQEHILKSPDCPFISKFVSTVDRRVMTFHNWPVNFLSADNMAVAGFYYLGIEDLVNCIECKRDFCGWSQEKNPIQEHILKSPDCPFISKFVSTVSGRVKTFHNWPVDFLRPVNMAEAGFFYLGNGDQVKCFKCLVCIDSWQLGVVPTTEHLRNSPLCSHVLRHREIFDVCGPFSSDDIQNNIQAKMIDDLLDSAGIIVKLKHVMNKYGHMASIKARLESFARCVRTFKQDINTLCEAGFFYSGNGQTDYVTCFFCTETLSEWEDADEPWIEHVKWSRTCAYVILNKGKNFVDQVLGVDNHNTECNQLELFNLIAQRENTYILGTTMKIQTLKKQINRLHSPKSLIGKNQLRLSQMLNPNSVPDCMECKICFKEEIKVIFVPCGHAVACIECALTLKQCAVCRYPFSKLIRIFLSMDKDNYEDLKLQPRGSKMSSSNKLNPMVCKTCHNEDMSAVFLPCRHVYNCIKCAEEMDECPICTENVFSFIQFFL
- the LOC114121448 gene encoding putative inhibitor of apoptosis isoform X2, which produces MDVRRRLESFNNNRWSLDFLTPLDMAIAGFTYSGTEDRVTCNNCNIILVNWKQGDNPLQKHIYHSPNCSFINSFTLTFTSRLKSFHNWPVNFLRPDNMAEAGFCYLGVKDLVKCIECKRDFCGWSQEKNPIQEHILKSPDCPFISKFVSTVSGRVKTFHNWPVDFLRPVNMAEAGFFYLGNGDQVKCFKCLVCIDSWQLGVVPTTEHLRNSPLCSHVLRHREIFDVCGPFSSDDIQNNIQAKMIDDLLDSAGIIVKLKHVMNKYGHMASIKARLESFARCVRTFKQDINTLCEAGFFYSGNGQTDYVTCFFCTETLSEWEDADEPWIEHVKWSRTCAYVILNKGKNFVDQVLGVDNHNTECNQLELFNLIAQRENTYILGTTMKIQTLKKQINRLHSPKSLIGKNQLRLSQMLNPNSVPDCMECKICFKEEIKVIFVPCGHAVACIECALTLKQCAVCRYPFSKLIRIFLSMDKDNYEDLKLQPRGSKMSSSNKLNPMVCKTCHNEDMSAVFLPCRHVYNCIKCAEEMDECPICTENVFSFIQFFL